One Candidatus Niyogibacteria bacterium genomic region harbors:
- a CDS encoding SIS domain-containing protein, protein MPTKIVKLKPKINVLQIGKEVLKNESGAIQVVGKKLGSSFVKAVELLYRAKGKIVLAGIGKSGIVARKIAATLSSTGTFSLFVHPVEALHGDFGMLGKDDVIIIISNSGGTPEVINFANIVKKFGNKIIAITSGEKSALGKFADIILLTHVREEACKICTTFNLAPTTSSLVESALGDAISSALQEMKGFKQEHFAKFHPGGTLGERASK, encoded by the coding sequence ATGCCGACTAAAATTGTAAAATTAAAGCCCAAAATCAATGTCTTACAAATCGGGAAAGAAGTCCTCAAGAACGAGTCGGGCGCGATTCAAGTTGTTGGGAAAAAACTCGGTTCGTCTTTTGTAAAAGCGGTTGAGCTGTTATATCGCGCGAAGGGAAAGATAGTCCTTGCCGGCATAGGCAAATCCGGAATTGTGGCGCGAAAAATCGCGGCCACTCTTTCCAGCACCGGCACTTTCAGTCTTTTCGTCCATCCGGTGGAGGCGCTCCACGGCGATTTCGGCATGCTCGGGAAAGATGATGTCATTATAATTATTTCTAATAGCGGCGGGACGCCGGAGGTTATTAATTTTGCGAATATTGTAAAAAAATTCGGCAATAAGATTATAGCAATCACCTCAGGTGAAAAATCAGCGCTTGGGAAGTTCGCGGACATAATTCTTTTAACCCATGTCAGGGAAGAGGCCTGCAAAATCTGCACCACTTTTAATCTGGCTCCGACCACGAGCTCGCTAGTTGAGTCGGCCTTGGGGGACGCGATATCAAGCGCACTTCAGGAGATGAAAGGATTTAAGCAGGAACATTTTGCCAAATTTCATCCCGGAGGCACGCTTGGAGAGCGAGCTTCAAAATAA
- a CDS encoding NrdH-redoxin: protein MKNVTIYTTPSCVYCKMTKAFFKENNIEYSEKDVASDAAAREEMIKKSGQMGVPVTDIDGELTVGFDKERLSGLLGIK, encoded by the coding sequence ATGAAAAATGTAACAATTTATACCACCCCTTCGTGCGTCTACTGCAAGATGACTAAGGCGTTCTTCAAGGAAAATAATATTGAATATTCCGAAAAAGACGTTGCTTCGGACGCCGCGGCGCGCGAGGAAATGATTAAAAAGTCGGGACAAATGGGCGTGCCTGTGACGGATATCGACGGCGAACTCACGGTCGGCTTTGACAAAGAACGGCTCTCCGGCCTTTTGGGAATTAAATAA
- a CDS encoding DUF3179 domain-containing protein, translated as MNLKVITIIIVVGVAVVAALVLSRVIFKNDFNLPQGGEVKKEIIMIQNNGSEVEKEIMVTDGVKHSVPLDSILGGGPPKDGIPSIDNPKFISVGEASKQLSDAEPGLALEMGNVSRFYPFQILVWHEIVNDTINGKRVLVTYCPLCLSGIVFDPVVEGERVEFGTSGKLWNSNLVMYDRKTDSLWSQILGEAIVGEKTGTHLAVLQSDQIRFGEWRKLHPTGEVLSRDTGTTRFYGQDPYGDYYTTPGTYFPVGKKDDRLSDKDFVLGIVINGKAKAYWPEAVKKVGEIEDSFEGKTIIAKYEKEIDAVRIFEKKTDGTLLRINPFGSFWFSWVAAHPDTELLK; from the coding sequence ATGAATTTAAAGGTAATTACAATTATAATAGTGGTTGGGGTTGCGGTTGTAGCCGCGCTTGTTCTGTCCCGTGTTATATTTAAAAACGACTTTAATTTGCCTCAAGGTGGAGAGGTTAAAAAAGAAATAATTATGATTCAAAACAACGGCAGTGAAGTAGAAAAAGAAATTATGGTTACTGACGGCGTAAAACATAGCGTTCCTCTGGACTCTATCCTCGGCGGAGGTCCGCCAAAAGACGGGATTCCTTCCATTGATAATCCCAAATTTATTTCGGTTGGTGAGGCATCGAAGCAGTTATCGGACGCCGAACCAGGCCTTGCGCTTGAAATGGGCAATGTCAGCCGTTTTTATCCGTTTCAAATTTTGGTCTGGCACGAGATTGTAAATGACACCATAAATGGGAAACGGGTTCTTGTAACCTATTGCCCGCTATGCTTGTCCGGAATAGTTTTTGACCCCGTTGTGGAGGGAGAACGAGTGGAATTCGGCACTTCGGGTAAATTATGGAATTCAAACTTGGTAATGTATGACCGAAAAACCGATTCATTGTGGTCGCAGATTTTGGGCGAAGCGATTGTCGGAGAAAAAACCGGAACGCATCTCGCCGTTTTGCAGTCAGACCAGATTCGATTCGGCGAATGGCGGAAGCTCCACCCGACAGGAGAAGTGCTCTCGCGAGATACGGGAACAACGCGGTTTTACGGGCAGGACCCGTACGGCGATTACTACACCACCCCGGGAACTTATTTCCCAGTTGGTAAAAAAGATGACCGCTTAAGCGATAAGGACTTTGTTCTCGGCATCGTAATAAATGGAAAAGCTAAGGCATATTGGCCGGAGGCGGTGAAAAAAGTCGGTGAAATTGAAGATAGCTTTGAGGGAAAAACGATTATTGCGAAGTACGAAAAAGAAATTGACGCCGTGCGGATTTTCGAGAAAAAAACTGATGGCACGCTTCTGCGCATCAACCCATTTGGCTCATTTTGGTTTTCGTGGGTTGCCGCTCACCCTGATACAGAATTATTAAAATAA
- a CDS encoding NAD(P)H-dependent oxidoreductase, with protein sequence MKKFNIKALALLGTLKTGDEPSNTDELIDDLFRHFNEYDISTEKIRLANLNLPVGLLEKMSDGDDWPRLANAIREADIVIFATPIWWGGQSSLIQRVIERMTHFDESYVMTNKSDLYHKVAGIVITGHEDGVQHIVGNLSNFLQWLGFVIPPEAAVYWVGEVGGGMNGDADKRRQNKATKAMIAVTARNLMNYAMLIKNHKDELLAFQEKHFARVGTRGGTEATMS encoded by the coding sequence ATGAAAAAATTTAATATAAAGGCGTTAGCGCTTTTGGGAACGCTGAAAACCGGCGACGAACCCTCCAATACCGACGAACTGATTGACGACCTGTTCAGGCATTTTAACGAATATGACATATCCACAGAGAAAATCCGTCTTGCCAATCTGAATTTACCCGTCGGCTTGTTAGAAAAAATGTCCGACGGCGACGATTGGCCCCGTCTGGCTAATGCGATCCGCGAAGCGGACATCGTGATTTTTGCCACGCCCATTTGGTGGGGCGGGCAATCCAGTTTGATTCAGCGCGTTATAGAACGAATGACTCATTTTGACGAGTCGTATGTTATGACCAACAAATCAGACCTCTACCATAAAGTGGCCGGTATCGTCATAACGGGACATGAGGATGGTGTGCAACATATCGTCGGTAATCTGTCTAATTTTTTGCAGTGGCTTGGATTTGTAATACCGCCCGAAGCCGCGGTGTATTGGGTGGGCGAAGTCGGCGGCGGGATGAATGGAGACGCGGATAAACGCCGTCAAAACAAAGCCACCAAAGCCATGATTGCCGTTACGGCCAGAAATTTAATGAATTACGCCATGCTGATAAAAAACCACAAGGACGAACTCTTAGCTTTTCAGGAGAAGCATTTTGCCAGAGTGGGTACCAGGGGCGGCACAGAGGCGACTATGAGCTAA
- a CDS encoding NAD(P)H-dependent oxidoreductase has protein sequence MTEKLFIPVILGTNREGRQSENVAKFLYDRMNGHEKIETKLFDVRDFNFPTNDYGQALKDKGKFSEYRDAIIKADGLVVVVPEYNHAYPGTLKSLLDVVLREYVHKAVGLVGVSAGPWGGTRAVESLVPVVRELGLAVTFSNLNFPQVQNTFDSDGKLKDDAYNQRADEFLEELIWMAETMLWGRKNLPSKYHQN, from the coding sequence ATGACGGAAAAATTATTTATACCGGTAATTCTTGGAACAAACCGGGAAGGCAGGCAAAGCGAAAATGTCGCCAAGTTTTTATATGACAGGATGAACGGGCATGAAAAGATTGAGACAAAACTTTTTGATGTCCGCGACTTTAACTTTCCGACAAATGATTACGGACAAGCACTTAAAGATAAGGGAAAATTCTCCGAATATCGCGACGCGATAATAAAGGCCGACGGGCTTGTTGTTGTTGTTCCGGAATATAATCACGCTTATCCCGGGACGCTTAAATCGCTCTTGGATGTCGTGCTTCGGGAATATGTGCATAAGGCAGTCGGACTTGTGGGTGTTTCAGCGGGTCCCTGGGGAGGAACCAGGGCCGTTGAGTCGCTTGTTCCGGTGGTAAGAGAACTGGGGCTGGCGGTCACTTTCTCCAATCTGAATTTTCCGCAAGTTCAAAATACTTTTGATAGCGACGGTAAATTGAAAGACGACGCGTATAATCAACGCGCTGATGAATTTTTGGAAGAACTTATCTGGATGGCCGAGACAATGCTGTGGGGACGGAAAAATTTACCAAGCAAATACCACCAAAATTAG
- a CDS encoding winged helix-turn-helix transcriptional regulator, with protein sequence MSSSRNKNNLKKELNDKNAIIACAREFNMVGDPTRLKICYLLCRHKELSVGDIAEVVGISISAVSHTLKKLQKADIVERRRDFRNVYYKLRKTPLVQILKGRLKV encoded by the coding sequence GTGAGCTCAAGTAGGAATAAAAATAATCTCAAAAAGGAACTTAACGATAAAAACGCCATTATTGCCTGCGCGCGGGAATTTAATATGGTCGGCGACCCGACGCGTCTGAAAATTTGTTATCTTTTGTGCCGGCACAAGGAACTGTCCGTCGGAGACATTGCCGAGGTGGTCGGCATTTCCATTTCTGCCGTCTCACACACCCTTAAAAAATTACAAAAAGCGGACATTGTGGAGCGCCGTCGAGATTTCCGCAATGTGTATTATAAATTAAGGAAAACTCCCTTGGTGCAAATTCTTAAGGGGCGATTAAAAGTATGA
- a CDS encoding DUF3105 domain-containing protein, translated as MRKLKFYIIIIAVIAAISFGLYLLVQNATPEGEDFSRQIPIMENISHIAVGGPLPEYTSNPPTSGPHYGQTARSGFRAESIADQHIIHNLEHGDVWIAYHPRVTDEIKNQLKEFGAAKVIIEPRETNDADIALAAWGRLDTFNIENNILPVQRIEDFIKRYSNRGPEKIPGASGGI; from the coding sequence ATGCGCAAATTAAAATTTTACATTATAATCATTGCTGTTATTGCCGCCATAAGTTTCGGTTTATATCTTTTGGTACAAAATGCCACTCCCGAAGGCGAGGATTTTAGCCGACAAATTCCTATTATGGAAAATATAAGCCACATAGCCGTAGGCGGCCCGCTTCCGGAATATACTTCAAATCCGCCCACATCGGGGCCTCACTACGGACAAACCGCGCGCTCCGGATTTCGCGCCGAATCAATAGCCGATCAGCATATTATCCATAATCTTGAGCATGGCGATGTTTGGATTGCCTACCATCCGCGCGTTACGGACGAAATAAAAAACCAATTAAAGGAGTTCGGAGCCGCTAAAGTCATCATAGAACCGCGGGAAACTAACGATGCCGACATAGCTCTTGCCGCCTGGGGCCGATTGGATACTTTTAATATCGAAAATAACATTCTGCCCGTCCAACGCATTGAAGATTTTATTAAACGCTACAGCAACAGAGGCCCGGAGAAAATACCGGGAGCAAGCGGCGGGATATAG
- a CDS encoding TlpA family protein disulfide reductase: MRNKILIIGAIIAAIGLIAFGRSYGGNTASQSASVHSGASGTALQESSAPDFKLQKLGGGTITLSEFRGKKPVVVDFWASWCPNCRRDMPNLNRFYEKYKDKVEVIGVNLHENESTVADFIESRGINFPIALDPFSRASNVFGIQYTNTHFLIDINGNLVRTIPGDIRESDVASLIE; the protein is encoded by the coding sequence ATGAGAAACAAAATATTAATTATAGGCGCGATTATTGCCGCAATCGGCCTGATAGCGTTTGGGAGGTCATATGGCGGCAATACCGCCTCACAAAGCGCCTCGGTGCATTCGGGGGCGTCCGGAACAGCTTTGCAAGAAAGCTCCGCGCCGGATTTTAAGCTGCAAAAGCTGGGCGGAGGAACCATAACGCTATCGGAGTTTAGGGGCAAGAAGCCGGTGGTGGTTGATTTTTGGGCTTCGTGGTGCCCGAATTGCCGAAGAGACATGCCGAATCTAAATCGTTTTTATGAAAAATATAAAGACAAAGTGGAAGTGATAGGAGTTAATCTGCACGAAAATGAGTCAACCGTCGCGGATTTTATAGAATCTCGCGGAATAAATTTTCCGATAGCGCTTGACCCTTTCAGCCGGGCCTCAAATGTTTTCGGCATTCAGTACACCAACACGCATTTCTTGATAGACATAAACGGTAATCTGGTCCGCACCATCCCCGGAGACATTCGGGAATCAGACGTTGCCTCGCTTATTGAATAA
- a CDS encoding winged helix-turn-helix transcriptional regulator encodes MAKYKAKKEKTRLIFNVLGDPSRFRILELIAKKKDFCVSEIASALKISVPAVSQQFRILEMAGLVKRERMGQKICYKVKRNDSVVKSILKIIS; translated from the coding sequence ATGGCTAAATATAAGGCAAAAAAAGAAAAAACCCGGCTTATTTTCAATGTATTGGGCGATCCGAGCAGGTTTCGCATACTTGAGCTGATTGCCAAAAAGAAGGATTTTTGCGTTTCGGAAATCGCCTCCGCCCTTAAAATATCGGTTCCAGCGGTCTCCCAGCAATTCAGGATTCTGGAAATGGCGGGGCTCGTTAAAAGGGAAAGAATGGGCCAAAAAATATGCTATAAAGTCAAAAGAAACGATTCAGTCGTAAAATCGATTCTAAAAATTATAAGTTAA
- a CDS encoding FAD-dependent oxidoreductase has product MREFINKTFDIIVIGAGSGGLNVASFMNKAGFKTLLIDKSDRNIGGDCLNFGCVPSKALIHVARIIKNGKGVERFGLKTNGAVDIGKVTAYIKEKQGIIREDENFRALSKKGITVKLGLAKFISSNAVVLGGEEYEARKIIIATGSRPKQLDIPGVKDASNIFTNETIFDINFFPKKMVVIGSGPIGMELGQAFKYLGSDVSVVVRGDSILNKEDPEVSDFIFKQLSEDGMRFYMNSRPEKIVDRNKIVIKDGTGKEISLEFDALLVAMGRSLNTEGLNLEKAGVEMDNGKIKVDSYLKTTNKNIYLVGDVAGQHQFTHAAELHAKLVLKNFFSPFKKRLETDKMSWVTYTDPEIATFGLSEKDLDKKRIKYSTIRKSFKNDDRAIVDESTDGMLKLFLSSDKKILGGTMAAKNAGEMVQELILANSAGLKINALFDKIYPYPVASRINRKAASEHMAGRLTPFVKKLLKILYYIR; this is encoded by the coding sequence GTGCGGGAATTTATAAACAAAACCTTTGATATTATTGTTATTGGCGCTGGTTCAGGCGGTCTTAATGTTGCTTCATTTATGAATAAAGCCGGTTTCAAGACGCTTCTAATTGATAAAAGCGACAGAAACATCGGCGGCGATTGCTTGAATTTTGGTTGTGTCCCGTCAAAAGCGCTTATTCATGTTGCAAGAATTATAAAAAACGGAAAGGGTGTTGAGAGATTCGGGCTTAAAACAAACGGCGCAGTTGATATCGGCAAGGTCACGGCGTACATAAAAGAAAAGCAGGGCATTATCAGAGAAGATGAAAATTTTCGAGCCCTTAGTAAAAAAGGGATTACCGTTAAGTTGGGTTTGGCTAAATTTATTTCTTCTAATGCCGTTGTTCTTGGCGGAGAAGAATATGAGGCCAGAAAAATTATAATAGCCACCGGATCGCGCCCAAAACAGCTGGATATTCCCGGGGTCAAAGACGCGTCAAACATATTTACCAATGAAACAATCTTTGACATTAATTTCTTTCCTAAAAAAATGGTGGTTATTGGCAGCGGTCCTATTGGAATGGAACTCGGCCAGGCCTTTAAATATCTTGGTTCAGACGTTTCGGTCGTGGTTCGGGGCGATTCAATTTTAAATAAAGAAGATCCTGAAGTTTCCGATTTTATTTTTAAACAGCTCTCTGAGGACGGTATGAGGTTTTATATGAACAGCCGGCCGGAAAAGATTGTGGATAGGAATAAAATTGTTATTAAAGACGGAACCGGCAAAGAAATCAGTTTGGAATTTGACGCTCTGCTTGTCGCTATGGGCAGATCTTTAAATACAGAGGGGCTGAATCTTGAAAAAGCCGGCGTTGAAATGGATAACGGAAAAATAAAAGTTGATTCTTATCTTAAAACCACAAATAAAAATATTTACTTGGTGGGCGATGTTGCCGGACAACACCAATTTACCCACGCGGCGGAATTGCACGCAAAACTTGTTTTAAAGAACTTTTTCTCGCCATTTAAGAAAAGATTGGAAACCGACAAAATGTCCTGGGTTACTTATACCGACCCGGAGATAGCAACATTCGGGCTAAGCGAGAAAGATTTAGACAAAAAACGGATAAAGTATTCTACGATAAGAAAATCTTTTAAAAACGACGACCGCGCGATTGTGGACGAGTCCACGGACGGAATGCTTAAGCTGTTTTTATCTTCTGACAAAAAAATTCTCGGCGGCACTATGGCAGCTAAAAATGCCGGAGAAATGGTCCAGGAATTAATCTTGGCCAACAGCGCCGGACTGAAAATTAACGCCCTGTTTGATAAAATATATCCCTATCCTGTCGCTTCTCGAATCAATCGAAAAGCCGCCAGTGAACATATGGCCGGCCGTCTTACGCCGTTTGTTAAAAAATTGTTAAAGATTTTGTATTACATCCGGTGA
- a CDS encoding CDP-alcohol phosphatidyltransferase family protein produces the protein MNKVKKYIPNTISLARLILAVPAAAYFWIGASGLFLGFIIFQAVGDRLDGYLARHWRVESVKGKMLDTVADLAFFIGVYFVMFLKSEYIIFALLYLPGVIWGAVMLMKRMIIEKKIIFPRRPIDHVSYALYLVLISLMYWPFALTFMLAAIGAFLILISTYKLKQNKGLV, from the coding sequence GTGAACAAAGTTAAAAAATATATTCCCAACACCATTAGTTTAGCGAGGTTGATATTGGCCGTACCGGCCGCGGCCTATTTTTGGATAGGAGCAAGCGGTTTGTTTCTGGGTTTTATTATATTTCAGGCAGTCGGCGACCGTTTAGACGGATATTTGGCTCGGCATTGGCGCGTAGAAAGCGTTAAGGGAAAAATGTTGGATACCGTGGCCGACCTCGCGTTTTTTATCGGAGTTTATTTCGTGATGTTTTTAAAATCGGAATATATTATTTTTGCTTTACTGTATTTGCCGGGTGTAATCTGGGGCGCAGTAATGCTTATGAAAAGAATGATTATTGAGAAAAAAATTATTTTTCCTCGTCGGCCGATTGACCATGTTTCTTACGCTCTTTATCTTGTTCTGATAAGTTTAATGTATTGGCCGTTTGCGCTGACTTTTATGTTAGCCGCAATCGGTGCGTTTCTCATATTGATATCAACTTATAAATTAAAGCAAAATAAGGGACTGGTTTGA
- a CDS encoding winged helix-turn-helix transcriptional regulator, whose protein sequence is MLTKEQVNRIKKELSSDMDRMPLILGALGDPGRFRIFKLLSENHDICVTDVANIFDITVSAASQQLRVLEMLELVEKTRMGQMVCYKLKKDNSMVKQLMQIIK, encoded by the coding sequence ATGCTTACAAAAGAACAGGTAAACAGGATAAAAAAAGAATTGTCAAGCGATATGGACCGGATGCCCCTCATTCTTGGCGCGCTGGGAGATCCTGGCAGATTTCGGATTTTCAAATTGCTTTCGGAGAACCACGATATTTGCGTAACCGATGTGGCGAACATTTTTGATATTACGGTATCCGCGGCATCCCAGCAGTTGAGAGTTCTGGAAATGCTTGAACTGGTCGAAAAAACAAGAATGGGACAAATGGTTTGTTATAAATTAAAAAAGGATAATTCCATGGTCAAACAGCTGATGCAAATTATTAAATAA
- a CDS encoding redoxin domain-containing protein — translation MRAPEFITDGEKWLNSEPLKLADLKGKVVLIKFWTFMCSWCQQDLPGIMEIEKKYKDRGLIVLGVHSPETTFERDIEALKKQMKVLKVDFPVLTDNARQNWKAYKVENWPAYYLIDKNGDIVFNILGPGVEGQLEEEVKKLI, via the coding sequence ATGAGGGCGCCGGAATTTATAACCGATGGCGAAAAATGGCTCAATTCAGAGCCGCTTAAACTCGCCGACCTGAAAGGCAAAGTGGTTTTAATTAAATTCTGGACTTTTATGTGCTCTTGGTGCCAGCAGGATTTGCCTGGCATTATGGAGATTGAAAAGAAATACAAAGACAGGGGGTTGATAGTGCTTGGTGTTCATTCTCCGGAAACAACTTTTGAGCGGGACATCGAAGCCCTCAAGAAACAAATGAAAGTTTTGAAAGTGGATTTTCCGGTGCTTACCGATAACGCAAGGCAAAATTGGAAAGCGTACAAAGTGGAAAATTGGCCGGCGTATTACTTAATTGATAAAAACGGCGACATTGTTTTTAATATTCTTGGTCCTGGAGTCGAAGGCCAATTAGAAGAAGAGGTTAAAAAATTAATCTAG
- a CDS encoding FAD-dependent oxidoreductase: MKNYDYQFIIIGGGAAGFAAAIKADSLKIKTLMISGGKVPLGGTCINVGCMPSKRLLTVAESYWNARYSKYDGVAGSVPDLDFKKVVESKDALIRKLQGKAYAGTLKFLVYVTLKEGDAKFIDEHTVEINGPASAKATAGGEKITGEKFLISTGSSTFIPPIDGLDKVAYLTNIEALSLKELPKSMIILGGGPLGLEFSQIYNRFGTKVTVLQYADKIADREEPELSDFLKKKLEKEGTTIYTSAKTKGVEHNGNLIKATVEVGDPASAPPSPKATEGRSKATAGKKEIIIEAEKILVASGVRANTQSLNLEHIGVRVGERGGVATNEFLQTDLPHIFAAGDVVDQSGEEVNLKLETVAGREGFVAASNLLENKGIKVDFRAAPHAIFTDPPLASVGLTDAQIVKQTGLVCSCRTLSLELVPKAHILEAADGLIKMVIDSKTEEVVGIHMAGARADEIISVASFIIKHRMKLDDIIENTFIFPTMAESIKWVAQSFRKDVNKLSCCTE; encoded by the coding sequence ATGAAAAATTACGACTATCAGTTTATCATCATCGGGGGCGGAGCCGCGGGTTTCGCGGCTGCCATCAAGGCGGATTCTTTGAAGATTAAAACTTTAATGATATCGGGCGGAAAAGTTCCTTTGGGCGGAACCTGCATTAATGTCGGATGTATGCCGTCAAAAAGATTGCTTACTGTGGCCGAATCCTATTGGAACGCGCGTTACAGCAAGTATGACGGCGTAGCCGGCAGTGTGCCGGATTTGGATTTTAAAAAAGTCGTTGAATCCAAAGACGCGCTAATCCGCAAACTTCAGGGAAAGGCGTATGCCGGAACTCTTAAATTTCTGGTTTATGTAACTCTTAAAGAAGGAGACGCGAAATTTATTGACGAGCACACGGTTGAAATAAATGGCCCCGCCTCCGCTAAAGCTACGGCGGGCGGGGAGAAAATTACGGGAGAAAAATTTTTGATTTCAACCGGTTCTTCCACTTTTATTCCTCCGATTGATGGGCTGGATAAAGTCGCGTATCTCACCAATATCGAGGCCTTGAGTTTGAAGGAGTTGCCGAAATCAATGATTATTTTGGGCGGGGGGCCGTTGGGTCTTGAATTTTCCCAAATTTACAATCGTTTCGGAACGAAGGTTACGGTTTTGCAGTATGCGGACAAAATAGCCGACCGCGAAGAGCCGGAGCTTTCAGATTTTCTGAAAAAGAAACTAGAAAAAGAGGGCACAACCATTTATACTTCCGCTAAAACCAAGGGTGTTGAGCATAACGGCAATCTTATTAAAGCAACTGTCGAGGTTGGCGACCCCGCCTCCGCTCCTCCTTCGCCAAAGGCTACGGAAGGACGCAGTAAAGCTACGGCGGGCAAGAAAGAAATTATTATTGAGGCAGAAAAAATACTGGTTGCATCAGGAGTAAGAGCCAATACCCAATCATTAAATCTTGAGCATATCGGTGTTCGTGTCGGCGAAAGAGGCGGAGTCGCAACCAATGAATTTCTACAAACAGACCTACCTCACATATTTGCCGCCGGCGATGTGGTGGATCAGTCGGGCGAAGAGGTTAATCTTAAACTGGAAACCGTCGCGGGCAGAGAGGGTTTTGTTGCCGCGTCTAATCTTTTGGAAAATAAGGGCATCAAAGTTGATTTCCGGGCGGCACCCCACGCCATCTTCACCGACCCGCCGCTGGCGAGCGTCGGCCTGACTGACGCTCAAATCGTCAAGCAAACGGGGCTAGTATGCAGCTGCCGCACCTTGAGTTTGGAACTTGTGCCAAAGGCGCATATTCTAGAAGCGGCGGACGGCTTAATTAAAATGGTAATTGATTCAAAAACCGAGGAAGTCGTCGGTATCCATATGGCGGGCGCCAGAGCCGATGAAATCATTTCCGTTGCCAGTTTCATTATCAAGCATCGTATGAAATTAGATGATATAATTGAAAATACATTTATCTTTCCCACTATGGCCGAATCAATCAAATGGGTCGCGCAGTCATTCCGAAAGGATGTCAACAAACTTTCCTGCTGTACGGAATAA
- a CDS encoding adenylyltransferase/cytidyltransferase family protein has translation MREGRVVMVSGGFDPIHVGHLEMFKEAKELGGKLLVVLNCDDWLVRKKGKFFMNQNDRAELIKSIRYVDDVYVLQSDRNDVGEAIEKFKPDIFANGGDRKNEASIPEAKICKKLGVKMVFNVGRSGKIRSSSKLLAEYSKNQ, from the coding sequence ATGCGAGAAGGGCGCGTGGTCATGGTTTCCGGCGGATTTGACCCAATACATGTTGGCCATCTTGAGATGTTCAAAGAAGCCAAAGAACTTGGCGGAAAACTTCTTGTGGTTTTAAACTGCGATGACTGGCTTGTCCGCAAAAAAGGAAAATTTTTTATGAATCAAAACGACCGGGCCGAACTGATAAAAAGCATAAGATATGTTGATGATGTTTATGTGCTTCAAAGCGACAGAAATGATGTGGGGGAGGCGATAGAAAAATTCAAGCCGGATATATTTGCCAATGGCGGAGACCGAAAAAACGAAGCGTCAATACCCGAAGCTAAAATATGCAAAAAGCTTGGAGTGAAAATGGTTTTTAACGTCGGCCGAAGCGGAAAAATACGCTCAAGCTCAAAACTTCTTGCGGAATATTCAAAAAACCAATAA